The following is a genomic window from Geobacillus subterraneus.
GATGCTGCTCCACAAATCGATCGAGGCGTTCGATTTTGACATACGCCCGGTCTTCCACCAGCACTTGTTGAGCGTTCGTCAACTGTTCTCCCACTGGGCCATCATGACGCAGTCCGGTCGTTTCCACCACGTCTGCCGGCAGCGAGGATTCCGGCGAATACGCGACGTGCAGCTTCACTCCGGCGCGTTCGCCGTGATACGGAGCCCATGGGAGGCGGTTTTTCCCGACCGTGACGGTCGTCGAATCCACCACCCGAAGCGGTTTGGGAAACCGAAGCGAGCGGCGGGTTTGGCGGTTGCACTTGGAAATGATCAACGCCAACAAGCGTTTCATGATGTCATAGGGAACTTCTTTCGCTTTCTTGGATACTGTGGAATAATGGAATCGCGGCAATCCATACAGAGGCCCACATCGGCTCCGTGGCGAAAGCTTTTCCATTGATGCATGGCGGCCAGCAGGAAGAAGTGAATCAACTCGCGCAACGTAAAGGTTCGAGACGAATCACGATACCCAACCGCTTCGGCAATCAGTTGAATCTCTTCATCCGAAACAAGTTTTTGCATCAAATTCGGGAGTGTGGTATGCTTGTTCATAGAGAGCACCTCCTGGGTTTGTTTGTGTCGCTACTCACATTCTACAGGAAAGGTGCTCTTTTTTCTATACCCTTTGGATTTTATTGGATAATCAACACGCCTGATAAAAAATATAACTATGTGCTAAATAATCAATATAACCAAACAAAAGAAGAGTGCAGGACATAAAAGTAGTATGAATTGCTTTGTCAAAAAAAATCAATGAAGATGGTTCTGTTGTCTGGGATGACCACGGTACTCGTTGTGGCGTTTGCTTACAAATCGCCGCGGAATCCATTAAAATGAAACAAGAAGGTAAGTCTATAAAGGAAATTCGCCACTACATTGATGAAAAGTACAAAGAAGGTTACGCAAAACCAACTAAAACTCCAATGCCTTTATAATAAACAAACCTCACTTTTCCGAAAACGAAGGCTTTACAATCCTCCCACGGTGGAGGATTTTTTGTTTTCTTAAGGCATATTTTATAAGTTTGGCAGATATAAAAGTAAAGACAACTTAGTACAAGGGGGATGATGGATGAACTCACTTTGGCTTTTAGGGTTTTCTGCTTCTGCTATTGGAATGTTATCTGGCGGAGTGATTGCTTGGTTGTTTAAAGGCTGGCAAAAAGGAACGCCAACCATTTTTTCAGTATGTAGTGGTATGATATTTGGACTGGTCGCGATGGAAATTTTGCCTGAAAGCATAGAAATTGGAGGTTGGTTTATTGCTATTGTCGGATTGATTTTTGGTTATTTTATTTATAAGCATCTAGAAAAGGTTTCCCATCATGTGATCATTATTACCAATGACGCTAAAAAAGACTTATTTGTACATTCTGGTCTATTTTTAACATTCAGTATTGCCCTACACAATTTTCCAACAGGCATCGCACTTGGAGCCAATACTCACGATTCATTGACTAAACCAATGATGACTGCGATCATGCTTCACAATATTCCAGAAGGGATTGCTGTTTTTACTCCCTTGCTGATGGCTGGGTTTGGAATTATCAGCATCATACTTGGGGCAACCATAGCCTCCGCCCCCATAGGAGTTGGAGCCTTCATCGGAAGTAATTATGGGATGGGTGTCCCTTGGCTAGTAGCAATGATTATCGCATTGGCGATGGGGGTAATGCTTTCCGTGACGGGAAAAGAAATTTTTGGAACAGCTTTACGCACATCTACCAAAATATACTGCGTTATCATGGCTGTAATCGGTTTTGTATTGGTTTCATTTTACTTGTTTTTTCTATAAAAGACTTTACTAAAAAGGTGCATGTTAAGTTAACGGGTTCGGTTCAGAAGTACAAAATCAAGAAAAACAGTACAAATAACAGCGTAATTAGCACAAAATTCGAACCAAATTTAACAAAGTAAAAAGCACATTAAAACGCTTGGGTTTATTCCAAGCGTTTTAAACTAAAATTATATTGACTTGTTCAATTAAGACTGTTACTAAAATGTTACTACCGTACTTCAATTACAAAGGCATAACTTGAATCTCCCTTTTCCCATCTCGCTGAAACATCATACACATATACACCTTTTTCTTTTGGTAATAGTATCACATTATCATTTATTGGAACATTTTCTGTTTTTTCATTTGTAAGCCATCTATTTACTACTAATGTATTTTCTTTAGGCTCATCTTTGA
Proteins encoded in this region:
- a CDS encoding ZIP family metal transporter — protein: MNSLWLLGFSASAIGMLSGGVIAWLFKGWQKGTPTIFSVCSGMIFGLVAMEILPESIEIGGWFIAIVGLIFGYFIYKHLEKVSHHVIIITNDAKKDLFVHSGLFLTFSIALHNFPTGIALGANTHDSLTKPMMTAIMLHNIPEGIAVFTPLLMAGFGIISIILGATIASAPIGVGAFIGSNYGMGVPWLVAMIIALAMGVMLSVTGKEIFGTALRTSTKIYCVIMAVIGFVLVSFYLFFL